The DNA segment CGCCGATCGATACGATCCGGACGACGACTCGGGCGGGTACCTCTCGCCCGGCGACGACGCGCCCGCGGATCTGGGCGATATCCTCCTCTACGGCGTGCTGGGCGGGATCGCCGGGTCGGTGCTGTCGTTCGTCCCCTTCGCGACCGTCCTGGGCGGCGCGCTCGCCGGCTACCTCTGCGGCGGCACGTCGGCCGACGCGCTCAAGACGGGGGCGGTCGCCGGCCTCGTCATGACGCTCCCGTTCGTCGCGGTCGTGTTCGTCTTCCTGTTCCTCCTCGGGTTCGCCGGCGCGCCGGCGGAGTTCGGGCTCGTCGTGCTCGTCGCGGTCGGGCTCGGCGCCGCCTACACCCTCGGCTCGGGCGTGGTCGGGGGCTACCTCGGGCACTACCTCCGCGGGGAGCTGTAGCGCGGCCGCGGACCGCACCGCTTATTCGACGCCCGTCGCTACCTCGGGTCGGACATGGACGCGCTCGACGCCAAGTACCCGTTCTTCACGGCCGCCCGCGAGGCCGTCGCCGACGCCGCGGTGTCGCTGCCGGAGCTCGTCGCGGCCGACGCCCCCGCCGTCGAGCGC comes from the Halorubrum depositum genome and includes:
- a CDS encoding DUF5518 domain-containing protein, with translation MVSDDSSTGDAGVEPSTGDAGVEPSTGDARSRDAEDRSVAADRYDPDDDSGGYLSPGDDAPADLGDILLYGVLGGIAGSVLSFVPFATVLGGALAGYLCGGTSADALKTGAVAGLVMTLPFVAVVFVFLFLLGFAGAPAEFGLVVLVAVGLGAAYTLGSGVVGGYLGHYLRGEL